Below is a window of Equus quagga isolate Etosha38 chromosome 1, UCLA_HA_Equagga_1.0, whole genome shotgun sequence DNA.
tcaaatacgAAATACAATACTTTTGACTACAGTTGCCATGTTGTTCATTACATTTCcatgtcttatttcttttataactagaagtttgtacctcttgaccCATTTCAcacattttgcccaccccctaacCCTCTTCTTTCTGGCAACCAATcagttctctgtatctattagttttgttttgtttgttttttagattctacatataagtaaaatcatatggtatttgtctttctctgtctgatttatatctcttagcataataccttcatgACCCATTGATTTGTTGCTAATagcaagatttcatatttttatggctgagtagtattctgttgtatacaCCACATTGTGTATaagtaccacattttctttatctattcatccactgatggccaattaggttgtttccatatcgtGGCTATTGTTATAGAAGGCAAATCTTGTAGTAGCTATTCTTTCATGAGAAGATGTGAAAACAtcttaaattcattaatttttaaatatgaaatgacaTTTATATTTGTAGTAAAACACACATTTCAGtgagattttattattctttatatattgaagtattttatttgttaatattctgCTTAGATCTTTTGAAgttaaatttatgaaatttgtctataattttttaatttaatgtctaTTTGAGACTTATGATAGACTCATAAATATAGTCAGAAAGTATTTCCTTTATGACTATTCCTGAAAGAGTTTATGCAGGAACAgtcttatttctttctcaaacATTTGTAAGTAAACACTGGTGAAGACATTTAGGCAATGACCATTCTTCATGGGAAGATTactcataaaaatgaaatgtctttaatagatactttaaaatttatgtttctatttatacttcattttgttctactttaaataattttatttttaaaatcattgataatttgtaaaaatattgttTACTAGATTCTTTTATTAGTATCAGGAGGATCGATAGTGATGTACCATTTTTCATAACTGTTGCTTTTGATTTAATGTTCCTGGTTACCTTTGTTAAGTTGCTAGGGTTTTACTAATCTTTCTTACTAGAGTCTTGCTAATCTTTCAAAGAATCAGTGTTAAGCCATGTAAATATTCTATATTATTCACTTTTTCTATTTAACcaatttttatttacagtttacattctttcattttttgttttacttgctgttttctatttcacattATTAAGATACATTAAGCTACTCATGttcctgcttttctcctttataatATTTCCTATATGGCTTTGCATATCTGTCTAAATACTTCTTTTTCCGTATCCCAGAAGTttagatatatcataatttattataatttagtttgatttctcttttaaccaTGGATTTTTAGgaagtgtttctttttaatgtccaTACCCATAGAGTTTTCTAGTTGTCTAATTGTTATTGATTTCCATATTAAGTTGAGTGATCAAAGAACATTCCCTGAATGATTTCAGTCTTTGAATTTGTGGAGAGTTTCTTTATGCCCCGTATATTGGAAATGTCAGTAAGCATTTCTTATGTATTTATAAGCAGTAACATGTTATTGCTAATACTTTTATGGGAAGtttaaagatgagaagaaaagataCTGGATTCTggtacattttatagatgagacgTTGAAGCCCCACTCTATGTGCATTTTAGTTGGAGATGTTGGAAAGTTAAAATGTCTCCTCCTACTAGAGTTCTTGACACTAGTTTTGTTCTACCAATTAAATCCATACAAACACAGAATTTGGAAGGGGAGCAACTTTATGTCCCTTTTGACTTTTCTCCCACTTAGGAAGGCTGTGGAAACAGGTGGGCTTTCTTCTGCAGCAGCACTGAGCCTCCAAATTCCTAGAGAAGCTATTTTGATGGATGAGGAAGTAGTGACATCTTTTTGCGTCTATATATCTGATCGCTGGATGAGATTAGGGTGCTGTGTTTTAAAATCATACCTCCGGTGGTAGCTCTCTTTAGGAGTTAATCCTATATTGCTCTAAGGTTCGTTACAAGAATGTCACCCAGAACTTCTTCAGCCTTTACAAATTTGATAGATCTCAGTTCACATTAATGAatcatttcctgttttaaataCCTATACTGCTTTCTCTTCCTACACTGACCAAACTTTTACTGATACTGTACTATAATAAGGAGAAGCTCTGGCCCCATATCATTTTGCTATCTATACAGcaaaaaaaatccagagaaattctagaaataattttgaattgaaagaggaattttctaaaaataggaTTATAATTCACTTATGAAAATATTGAGGAAGAATGACATCCTTATAATATTAGGCTCACTAAATAGAGTATTATATCTCTGGTTTAAATATAGTCATTCACACAGTgggagtttttttgttgttgtcattgtcgttggttttttgtgaggaagactggacctgagctaacatcttgccaatcctcctctttttgcttaaggaagatggtccctgagctaacatccatgccaatattcctctactttgtagaTAGGATGCCGCCAGAACTTGGGTTGAtgatcagtgtgtaggtccgcgcctgggatctgaacctgcaaaccccaggccaccgaagtagagtgcacgacttaaccactacaccagcgggccagcccccacacagtggtttttaaggaatttttaaatataggtcTTGATCTCTTAGAAATATGTTTACTAAGGgggcgtgtctgtgtgtgtgtgtgtgaggaagactggcctggagctaatatctgttgcaaatcttcctctttttgcttgagaaagattatcgccaagctaacatccatgccagtcttcctctgttttgcatgggatgccgccacagcctggcttgaggagcagtgtgtaggtctgcccaggatccaaactcacgaaccCGGGACCACCAAGGCGGAGCACACAACCCaaacactacaccaccaggccaccccactaaggattttttttttaattttactgaatgtattgaattttatcatttcttccattatattttctaactgttTAGTATGTAAATATAGGAAAGCGTAGAATTACAAAAACATTATCTGACTTGGTGATTTAGAGGGCATCGGTCATATCATGAAATATGTCTGCATCAAGAAATACAGATAAATCATAATTTGGAGagactttttgtctttttttaaaatcatagcaAATGCAATTTACTACATaacttaaaatattcatttatctaAAAATTCTTTCATAGTATGCAAACCTTTTAATCTGTTTCTCTATGCTGATCAATATGTATGCTATGATAATtatcagaaagtttttctttgtcagtgtAGAAAATAAAGTCCAGAGAAACTTCCCCAAGGATacacacaaacagaaaacagtttCCTTGTATTTGGACGACTATTTGACTATTTGTCTGTATCTGAAGTTGCTACAGTCCTCACAGACGACCAGCCCTGGAGCATGCACTTATGTCTCCATAATTGAATTTTGATTATTCCTCTCCCAGTGGAATCCATCACAGAGGATCAGCAAAACCTCAATGCTGAAATATGCTGAAAAAAGATTtcatgggaataaaaataaataaggccaTCACAACCACCGTTGATACTGTCCCAGATGACCATGGACTCTGGATGACGCAAGGTTACTATGCTCCTTAAACATCCATGGTTATCCCATTATCCTTATCTTAAGATGTGTAAAGTATACAAGAATTCAGGAAAAGAACTTACGAGAATTCAGGAAAGGAACTTTCCTTCATATGTTGACCTTGCCCTGACTGAAGAGTGAGATCCCTTGAATTGATGCGCTCTGGTAAAAAGTTGTTTATTACAACGTAGGCATTGGAACGTTCAccaacttctctctctgcttcaaaAATAATGGTTAAGGGTTatggcattttttaattaagcaacAAATGATAGATGTGAAATATTTGTAATGAGGCAATAAAGATGCATTTATTTGGGAGAATGGTCTTGATCTAACAATTTGAACACGTACGTGGAAACAGCTTTAgagatttctattttatctaGCCTTAGCGATTTTTGATATTATTAATTTTGACAAACCAATaacttatctatttttattctatttttaaagatggcTGCAGTAATAATGGAAACTAAATAGACTCAGGTAAAGTAAGGTAAAAATGTTTCCAAACACAGTCATCATTGTCATGTAATGATTCAAATACTGATTAGGCTATCATAATGATTACAAATAGTATCACAGAGATTATATGTAATACTTctattttaaatcatatataataCTTATTTTGGATGAAGATAATTCTTTAACTATAAATATATTGAGAATACAAATTCATAACATGGGTAAAATTAGACAATAAAATGTGTTACATTCTAGCTGAACTCCCTGCAAaagtacaatttaaaaaactaaataacttCTTTTACTACTTAATAAAATAAGTCTCAGAAGCCTAGTGTTATCTAATCAAATTTCTGATTCTTCATTAccttaaaattcttttatatgcaatatttaatttaaacagcaaataatttatttctacatGTAAAAGAGTATTTATGTCACTAGAACCAAAGgcaagactttatttatttgccaTGTGCCTCTCAGCAGGTTTCTGCCATGGGTGACAGGAGAACAAGCAATCACTCAGAACTGACTGACTTCATTCTCGTAGGCTTCAGGGTCCACCCAGAGCTCTacattctcctcttcctgctaTTTCTGCTTGTATATGCCATGGTCCTTCTAGGAAATGTTGGGATGATGGCCATTATCATGACTGATCCCCGCCTGAACACACCAATGTATTTCTTCCTAGGCAACCTCTCCTTCGTTGATCTCTTCTATTCCTCTGTTATTGCACCCAAGGCTATGATCAACTTCTGGTCTGAGAGCAAGTCCATCTCCTTTGCAGGCTGTGTGACCCAgctcttcctctttgctctcttcATTGTAACTGAGGGATTTCTCCTGGCAGCCATGGCTTATGACCGCTTCATTGCCATCTGCAACCCTCTCCTCTACTCTGTTCAGATGTCAACACATCTCTGTATGCAATTGGTGGCTGGTTCCTATTTCTGTGGCTGCATCAGCTCAGTTCTTCTTACCAGCGTGacatttactttatctttttgTGCTTCTCGGGCCATTGATCACTTTTACTGTGATTACCGTCCACTTCAGAGGATTTCTTGTTCTGATCTCTACATTCATaagacagtttcttttttcctatgcAGCATTATCATTTTGCCTACCATAATTGTCATTATTGTGTCTTATATGTATATTGTGTCCACAGTGCTAAAGATACGCTCCACTGAGGGACGTAAGAAAGCCTTCTCCACTTGCAGTTCTCACCTAGGAGTCGTGAGTGTACTGTATGGTGCcgtcatttttatgtatttcatccCTGACAGATTTCCTGAGCTCAGTAAGGTGGCCTCCTTATGTTACACCTTAGTCACTCCCATGTTGAATCCTTTGATTTACTCTCTGAGAAACAAAGATGTCAAAGAAGCTCTGAGAAAGATCttagggaaaagaaatatttttatttaattctattttaacatTGATGTAACTGAAAGATCTGGACATTAAGACAATTTGGGGAAGCATTGACAAAAGAATCCACCATTGATCTTAGAAATATTTCATCTTAGCGAGTTTATCTATTTAAATTCCACGCACTTAACAGCTGAAGAGTATATTTGGATTATATTTTGCCTGGCTGTTGATTTTGAAGTAGAGTTGACTTTCTCCATATCATCTTCATTTCAGGTAAAGGTGATGATTGCCAcgtcatttgtttttaaagaaaatgtattctatATTTGCTGCTGGTTCTCTTACAATGTCGTTTGGGATGTATTTTTTA
It encodes the following:
- the LOC124234713 gene encoding olfactory receptor 9K2-like — protein: MGDRRTSNHSELTDFILVGFRVHPELYILLFLLFLLVYAMVLLGNVGMMAIIMTDPRLNTPMYFFLGNLSFVDLFYSSVIAPKAMINFWSESKSISFAGCVTQLFLFALFIVTEGFLLAAMAYDRFIAICNPLLYSVQMSTHLCMQLVAGSYFCGCISSVLLTSVTFTLSFCASRAIDHFYCDYRPLQRISCSDLYIHKTVSFFLCSIIILPTIIVIIVSYMYIVSTVLKIRSTEGRKKAFSTCSSHLGVVSVLYGAVIFMYFIPDRFPELSKVASLCYTLVTPMLNPLIYSLRNKDVKEALRKILGKRNIFI